The window CCTGCCCAGATGAGCGCGCCGGCGCCGTCGAGCAGGAGGAACTGCCAGCGGGCGACGCCGACCATCCCGGCAAGGGGCGGAGCGACGGTGCTCAGTCCCGGGACGAACTTCGCGATCAACAGCGCGCTCCTCCCGCGCCTGATGAACAGGTTCTCCGTCCGTCGGACGCACGAGTCCGGCTCGAGGGCGAGGCGGCACAGGAGACCGAGGACTCGACCGCCGCGCCGCCGGCCGAGCTCGTACCAGACGACGTCCGGTGGCAGCGACGCCGCGAGCGCGGCCCCGAAGGCGAGCGCCGGGCTCATCCGTCCCGCGCCCATGAGCGCCCCGACGCCGAGGAGGACGGGCCCGGCGGGGATCGGGAGCCCGATCTGCTCCGCCAGCACGAACGCGAAGAGCACCACGTAGCCGTACTGCGACAGGACCTGGACGGTCTCGCTCATCGCGCGTCGCTCAGCAGCGTGCCTAGGCTCGGACCCCCGACACTACCATCAACGTGCGCCTTCCACTAGCGCAGGCCGCCCGCGATGAGCAGCATTACTAGGCTAATTTGCCGCCGTCGACGGCGATGGACTGACCCGTGATGAAAGGCGCCTTGTCGGATGCAAGAAACACGATGGTCTGGGCGATCTCTTCGGGCGTCCCTGCGCGTTTGGCTGGCACTCCCGCGACCAAGCCGGCCTTCCTGTCGACACTGCCGGTGAAGCGGTTCAGCATCTCGGTCTCGACCGGACCAGGGGCGACCGCGTTGACGCGTACGCCGAACGCCACCGCTTCGAGCGCCGCTGACTTCGTCAGCCCTTCGACCGCGTGCTTGCTGGCCGAGTACACGGACCCGCCCGGCACACCGACCCGGCCCAGGACAGAAGACAGGTTGACGATGTTGCCGTGCCCTTGGGCCAGCATCACGCGCAGCTCATGCTTCAGGCTCAGCAGCGTGCCGAGCACGTTGGTCTCGAAGGTGGCCACGTAGCTGTCGGCGGACTGTTCAGTCACCGGGCCGGGCTGGCCTTCGGTACCGGCGTTGTTGACGGCCACGTCCAGGCGGCCAAAGCGCGCGACGGTCTGATCGACAAGGCTGCGCACGTCGTCCTCGCGGCGCACATCGGCGCGCACGTAGTCAGCCTCCGCGCCGAGGGCACGCAGCTCAGTGGCCAATGCTTGGCCAGCTTCGTCGCGTCGTCCGGAGACGATGATGCGCGCGCCTTCATGAGCGAAGGCTAACGCTGTGGCACGTCCAATGCCTGTGAGGGCGCCTGTGATCAAGACAACGTTGGAACTCATGTGACTTCTCCTTGAACTCCTATTCCCCGCCTCTCGTGTTTCTCGATGTATGATCTACGACCATGATGATGCCGATGGGTCCCGGTCCGATTCGCGGGACTGCGATCGGGCGGAGTGCCCGATCACGCACCTAGAAGCTCCACCACGTGATGAGCTCGACCTTGTTGTTCTCGTTGTGCCGGCTCTCCGACCCGCCCGTGACGCCGACGCTCTTGAAGTTGGTGTTCGTGAAGTTGTAGCCGAGCGCGAACGTGAAGGGCCCCGGCGTCCACCAGACGCTCGCCTCGGACTGGAAGTTGTTGACGCGGAAGAAGGTCCGACCCGAGCCCGAGGGATCGGCGATGAGCGTACCCGTGATCGCCGGGCGATCGCTCTCGAGCGCCCACTGGGTGCCCGCCGCCCAGCGGAGGCTCAGCGTGTCCATCAGGTAGAACTGCGGGTTGATCCACCCCCCGACACTCTGCGCAGGCACCAGGTGTCCGCCGCCGTCGAGGATCACTCGCCGGTCGAATTCCGAGTTCGTGATCCGTCCCTCACCCCGCGTCCACACGCCGCCGCCCGTCAGCTTCAGCGTCAGCGCCCGCCCCGTCTTGTTGAACCCGATCCGATCGAGCGTCACGCTGAAGGCTGCCGTCTGGTTGTCGAACGTGTGCTCGGTGAAGTTCGTCTGGGCGTTCAGATTCGGCGTGAGGGTCCCCGCGTTGAAGCGCTCGTGGAATTCTCCCCAGGTCGTTCGGAGGTAGATCTTGGTGGCTCCGATGCCGAAGCCCTCTCCGAGCCGGCCCGCCTCGAGTCCGATCCCGGCGCTCAGCGCGGGAAATCCGCTGAGGCACCCCGAGCCGCAGTCCATCGTTCCTCCGAGCGCCTGGTTATCGAACAGCGGACGCTCCACGCCCAGCGAGGTCAGGAACTTGACGTTGGACGTCAGCGGGTACTTGTCGACCACCTCGATCCGCGGGTTCCGCCGCTCGGCGTCCCCGAGCCCGCTCAGCAGCGTGTTGAAGTCGATGGTGTCCGGCACGATCTGGTCGAAGGCGTCCCCTTGCCCGAACGTCCAGATCAGCTCGTTGCCCGGGACGAGGAAGCTCGGGAACGTCCAGCGTCCGATGGCCCACCGCAGGCGCGGGTTGTTGTTGACGGCGTTGACCTCGCCGGCGCCGTTGGCCTGCTGGTTGAAGTCCATCTCGAAATAGGCGGTCGTCCTTCCGCCCAGGGTCTCCGGCCCTTGCATCGCCAGATTCAGCCGGGTGCGGCTCACGAAGGCGCGGAACACCTCGCGGTGCGCGTTGTTCCCGCCGCCGGGCACCGCGTTGTTGGGCAGGAGGGCCGTGCTGACCGCCTCCCCGACCGGGGTGTCGCTGTGCTGCACGTGCAGCCGCAGCGAGCCGCCCAGCCGGATCTTGAAGTCCTTGCCCGAGTACACGTTGCCCGGGATGTCCTGGCCCAGCACGAGCGGCGGCCCGTTGTTGGTCTGCCTGCCGCCGGCGTGCAGGTCGAAGAAGTTGGACCAGCCTTCGAGGACCTGCGCGACCCGCTCCTCTTGCTTCTGGAGGGAAAGCTGTTGCTGCTGGACCTGCTCCTGGAGCGCTCGCAGCCTCTGCTCCCGCTCTTCCTGGGCGCGCCGCTCCTTCGCGCGCTCGGTCTCTTGCTGCTCGATCATGCGCTTGAGCGTGTCGACCTGCTCGCGGGTCGATCGCTCGAGCTCCTCGATGCGTCGCTTGAGCTCGTCCACGCCCTGAGCGTGGGCCGCGGGCACGGTGACGGCACCGAGCAGGAGCAGGGCGGCGATGACGGTCGTGCGAGGGGACTGTCTCGGTCGCATGTCACACCTCCGGATGGAAGATCCAGACAAGGCGGCTTCAGCGTCCGGTTGCGCTCTGCCTACTGCGCCATGATTCCGCCCGACCGGGCGCAGGCGTCAGGCTCGCGCGTTGACGATGTTCTGCAGCGCGGCCTTCGGCACCGCGCCGATGACCCTGTCGACGACCGCGCCGTCCTTGACGAACAGGATCGTCGGGATCGACCGGATGTCTAACCGAGCCGCCAGCCCCGGGTTCTCGTCGACGTTGATCTTCATCAGCGTCACCCGGCCTTCCGAGGCGTCGGCCAGCTCCTCGAGAACCGGCGCGATCATCCGGCACGGCCCACACCACTCGGCCCAGAAGTCCAGCATGAGAAGACCCTGGTTCGCAACCAGCGCCTCGTCGAAGTTCTGCTCGGTCAGATGGAGTGTCTCGGGCATCGTGGGGCTCCTCCCGCCCGTTGGGACGCGGGTCGCAGCCTTCGGGATTCAGGTGGAAGCGTGCCCGGGATGACGCGAGCCGAAGGTCTTGACACGCGGCTAGTGATAGTCAAAGCTGAGGGCGACATGAAAACGAAGGTAAAGCGGGCGACGAGATCGTCGACCACGGCGGCGAAGAGGCGTCGCCGCCGCATTTCTTCGCCCAAGCGGGAGTATTACGAACGCACGATCGTTCAGCCAGCTGCGCGCTTGATCGCCGCGCTCGCGAGCAAGGAGACAAGAGCCGCGGCGGGCTAACCCGCCAGTCGCTTCGCTTCCTTTTCTGCAAGTCCTAGCGCCTCGCACCACTGCTTGGCTATCTCCCCGCGAGCGCGCTTGGTCGGCACATTAGCCACCAGGATCTTGAAGATTTCTTCGGTTGATAGTCTCTGGTGTCGCGCTCGGTTCACGAGTTCTCGCTGAATTCCGATACGCTTCGAGGGATCCGGGGAGCCTTCCAGGAGCCGATATAGCTCTGCGAGCGTTGCGGTGCTAGCGCTGACAGTCCATCCGCCAGATTCCTG is drawn from Candidatus Methylomirabilota bacterium and contains these coding sequences:
- a CDS encoding DedA family protein; translated protein: MSETVQVLSQYGYVVLFAFVLAEQIGLPIPAGPVLLGVGALMGAGRMSPALAFGAALAASLPPDVVWYELGRRRGGRVLGLLCRLALEPDSCVRRTENLFIRRGRSALLIAKFVPGLSTVAPPLAGMVGVARWQFLLLDGAGALIWAGAWMGLGYVFSDALELVASQAARLGRSLVVVVAAALAGYVLIKYLQRRRFF
- a CDS encoding glucose 1-dehydrogenase, with amino-acid sequence MSSNVVLITGALTGIGRATALAFAHEGARIIVSGRRDEAGQALATELRALGAEADYVRADVRREDDVRSLVDQTVARFGRLDVAVNNAGTEGQPGPVTEQSADSYVATFETNVLGTLLSLKHELRVMLAQGHGNIVNLSSVLGRVGVPGGSVYSASKHAVEGLTKSAALEAVAFGVRVNAVAPGPVETEMLNRFTGSVDRKAGLVAGVPAKRAGTPEEIAQTIVFLASDKAPFITGQSIAVDGGKLA
- the trxA gene encoding thioredoxin, giving the protein MPETLHLTEQNFDEALVANQGLLMLDFWAEWCGPCRMIAPVLEELADASEGRVTLMKINVDENPGLAARLDIRSIPTILFVKDGAVVDRVIGAVPKAALQNIVNARA